A region from the Malus domestica chromosome 07, GDT2T_hap1 genome encodes:
- the LOC103440032 gene encoding ASI1-immunoprecipitated protein 2 isoform X5, with protein sequence MGSKADEFSDETYRVNAASQYSINVGDASSSFKRKACDSLQHTTSETSNLLSVNSSHDSLSENAESKATMRSSDTSVEVHDDNISCISRANDANQAVNNHNRNVERKNLSCSLASGKAHKSFMSDTVKAGDSGDSTEKGKLPEFFGHVDSSFKNESDIIVGQKFVSLGVPTKFSPKTEVESNGQDPKDEASKSLDHGEKDVKSSELVEVDDMQPSQSASGDDSDESDIVEHDVKVCDICGDAGREDMLAMCSRCSDGAEHIYCMRKMLRRVPKGPWLCEECKFAEETDNQKQGSDMEVKRMDKAITSTQISNKRLAENVEVAPSAKRQALEMRVGSPKASSPKRMGALSRESSFKSLDKDRLRSAYPISQSTNDLSETARSPSNGLRAKGTFSKSNSFNTLISKPKVKLVDEVVPQKQKGSKEHASLDMKERVVSRMMGRSVSFKSASSGRSNVSESKVKMLSSKFSHVPDLKGLKQAKEWSTVERKNLSKLDRPKANLITASPIFSTPKSDLASRGETSLLSSVSNREPKVALPDGKLSTSSKSSLTRKGVDTRVASGGGSSMNGMSSSASEQRSNQVCSKDESLSSYSGTVETSHCNVDGTLEDVLPQSGEMADQDDKARESSVRCRPAVVASPKFKERGNNAEFGRAGISQASGTDACAPRSSREEMQRGNRLKNAIHAALLRKPEIYRKKRVLDQSDELSMSNMDLSYEVATQEQSPDGHAILGTSPSDSYKNTTVNNLKQLAGQPIDSGFPSKVADSFSVVHSPGKPTVKDLHNHASGAMSVLVKTTAIPEYEYVWQGSFEVQRGGNFLDLCGGVQAHLSTCASPKVLEVVNKFPHKIPLNEVPRLSVWPSQFHQSGAKEDNIALYFFAKDLDSYERHYKSLLDAMVKNDLALKGNFDGVELLIFPSNQLPEKSQRWNMLFFLWGVFRTMRVHCLDFTEKCVPSLRNSFNKAPTDGMTLSESENICIPKHMDESSPSDRSCDVPSASKAPLHMGPTVSKDHENKDTYPEEVRSGSKVNLVLQDCRLDSNTTNNTGLSEGVECITPCLQESCIRESRVGTEIKSFIPTTGSNSYNKGEKRQVHWVTSVERDDTDSVEIRPVSSHEVAVAGSVGQERFPDRKKRVGITGGVEEVILDRVNMDKADFKQERELGRDHGYKEPEAARVNSCQPSDRKHPDIPISERTTSAASQEMPWNEVNITQMDGKIGSKKPKIGSSGFDSCSTSRGTNTVVEEKRYFEACEEKVIPEDLGNTERYFFPLDSRHVQHFGPVGHSVPWKDFSSGYEDKSREGIPSLELALGGETKPQNKGMLPFFVGLADKKDQDEPLEAAVVDEKDDDVSASLSLSLSFPFPDKEQPGKPVSKPEQLLPERHHVNTSLLLFGRLPDK encoded by the exons ATGGGGTCAAAGGCTGATGAATTTTCTGATGAAACCTATCGTGTTAATGCTGCTAGTCAATATTCTATAAATGTGGGagatgcttcatcttcttttaagAGAAAAGCATGTGACAGTCTACAACATACCACCAGTGAGACTAGTAACCTGCTTAGTGTTAATTCAAGTCATGATTCTTTGTCTGAAAATGCTGAAAGCAAAGCAACCATGAGGTCTTCTGATACATCTGTTGAAGTCCATGATGATAACATTTCATGTATAAGTAGAGCCAATGATGCAAATCAAGCAGTCAATAACCATAACAGGAATGTAGAACGGAAGAATTTGTCTTGTAGTTTAGCTTCTGGAAAGGCACATAAGTCTTTCATGTCGGACACGGTAAAAGCTGGAGATTCTGGTGATAGCACAGAAAAG GGAAAACTGCCAGAATTTTTTGGACATGTGGATTCATCATTTAAGAATGAGTCGGATATTATTGTTGGCCAGAAATTTGTTAGTTTAGGGGTCCCTACAAAATTTAGTCCAAAGACAGAAGTAGAGAGTAATGGACAAGACCCAAAAGATGAAGCTTCAAAGAGTTTGGATCATGGTGAGAAAGATGTTAAGTCTAGTGAGTTGGTTGAAGTAGATGACATGCAGCCCTCGCAATCTGCATCTGGGGATGACAGTGATGAATCGGACATTGTAGAGCATGAT GTTAAAGTATGTGATATTTGTGGGGATGCAGGCCGCGAAGATATGCTTGCCATGTGTAGTAGGTGCAGCGATGGTGCAGAACACAT CTATTGTATGCGAAAGATGCTTCGGAGAGTTCCTAAAGGTCCATGGCTGTGTGAGGAATGCAAGTTTGCCGAGGAAACTGATAACCAGAAGCAAG GTTCAGATATGGAGGTGAAAAGAATGGATAAAGCGATTACGAGTACACAAATCTCTAACAAGAGACTGGCAGAAAACGTAGAAGTCGCTCCTTCTGCGAAAAGGCAGGCTCTTGAAATGCGTGTGGGATCACCAAAAGCATCTAGCCCTAAGAGAATGGGTGCTTTATCACGCGAATCTTCATTCAAAAGCTTAGATAAGGATAGGTTGAGGTCAGCTTATCCGATTTCTCAGTCTACTAATGATCTATCAGAAACTGCACGTTCTCCTTCAAATGGTTTACGGGCCAAGG GTACATTTTCAAAGTCAAATTCGTTCAACACCTTAATTTCTAAACCAAAAGTCAAACTTGTAGATGAAGTTGTTCCTCAAAAGCAAAAGGGGTCTAAAGAACATGCTTCCCTTGATATGAAGGAGAGGGTGGTGTCCAGAATGATGGGCAGATCTGTGTCTTTCAAATCTGCTAGCTCAGGGCGTTCAAATGTGTCTGAATCAAAAGTTAAAATGCTCTCGTCAAAATTTAGCCATGTTCCAGATCTTAAAGGATTGAAACAAGCAAAAGAGTGGAGCacagttgaaagaaaaaatttgTCCAAACTAGACCGCCCCAAGGCTAATTTGATAACAGCTAGTCCTATTTTCTCAACTCCTAAGAGTGACCTTGCATCTCGTGGTGAGACTAGTTTGCTTTCATCTGTGAGCAATCGAGAGCCAAAGGTTGCACTGCCTGATGGAAAGTTAAGTACTTCATCAAAATCTAGTCTTACTCGTAAAGGTGTTGACACTCGAGTTGCTTCAG GTGGAGGTTCATCTATGAATGGAATGTCTAGTTCTGCTTCTGAACAAAGGTCAAACCAGGTTTGCTCTAAGGATGAATCCTTATCCAGCTATTCTGGGACCGTTGAGACATCACACTGTAATGTAGATGGAACATTAGAAGATGTGTTACCACAATCAGGGGAAATGGCAGATCAGGATGATAAGGCCAGGGAGAGCTCTGTTCGCTGTAGGCCTGCTGTTGTGGCTAGTCCAAAATTTAAAGAGAGAGGTAATAACGCGGAATTTGGCAGAGCTGGGATTTCACAGGCTTCTGGTACTGATGCTTGTGCTCCTAGAAGTTCTAGGGAGGAGATGCAGAGAGGTAATAGGTTGAAAAATGCTATTCATGCAGCTTTGCTTCGAAAGCCTGAAATATACAGAAAGAAAAGAGTGCTTGATCAATCTGACGAGTTGTCCATGTCGAACATGGACTTAAGTTATGAAGTAGCTACTCAAGAGCAGTCACCTGATGGACATGCAATCCTTGGGACTTCTCCTTCTGACTCTTACAAGAATACAACTGTCAATAATTTAAAGCAGCTTGCAGGACAGCCCATTGATTCTGGGTTCCCTTCCAAAGTGGCAGACTCTTTTTCTGTTGTTCATTCTCCGGGCAAGCCTACAGTGAAAGATTTGCATAATCATGCTTCAGGGGCAATGTCTGTTCTTGTGAAGACAACAGCCATTCCAGAATATGAATACGTCTGGCA GGGGAGTTTTGAAGTGCAGAGAGGTGGAAATTTTCTGGATTTATGTGGTGGAGTTCAAGCTCACTTGTCAACTTGTGCATCGCCAAAGGTCCTTGAAGTGGTAAACAAATTTCCGCACAAAATTCCTCTGAATGAAGTTCCTCGCCTGAGTGTATGGCCATCACAGTTTCATCAAAGTGGTGCTAAAGAAGATAATATTGCACTTTATttctttgccaaagatcttgaTAG TTACGAAAGACACTACAAGAGCCTGTTGGATGCTATGGTCAAGAATGATCTAGCCCTCAAAGGGAATTTTGATGGCGTTGAACTTCTGATATTCCCATCCAATCAGCTTCCTGAGAAATCACAAC GTTGGAATATGCTATTTTTCCTTTGGGGTGTGTTCAGGACAATGAGGGTGCATTGTTTGGATTTTACCGAGAAATGTGTTCCCAGCTTGAGAAACTCATTCAATAAAGCTCCTACTGATGGCATGACTTTGTCTGAGAGTGAGAACATATGTATACCTAAGCATATGGATGAATCTTCTCCTTCTGACAGATCTTGTGATGTTCCCTCTGCTTCCAAGGCGCCTCTGCATATGGGCCCCACAGTTAGTAAGGACCATGAGAACAAAGATACTTATCCTGAAGAGGTGCGTTCAGGTTCAAAAGTGAACTTGGTGTTACAGGATTGTAGACTTGATTCCAACACAACAAACAATACTGGCTTGTCTGAAGGAGTTGAATGCATCACTCCTTGCCTG CAGGAAAGCTGTATTCGAGAGAGCAGAGTTGGCACAGAAATTAAATCTTTTATTCCAACAACTGGGTCAAATAGCTATAACAAAGGTGAGAAGAGGCAAGTGCATTGGGTCACTTCTGTTGAAAGGGATGACACTGATTCTGTGGAGATTCGTCCTGTTTCCAGTCATGAGGTAGCCGTTGCTGGGAGTGTGGGTCAGGAGAGATTTCCAGATAGAAAGAAAAGGGTTGGTATCACCGGAGGGGTTGAGGAGGTGATTCTGGACAGAGTGAACATGGATAAAGCTGATTTTAAACAAGAGAGGGAATTGGGGAGAGATCATGGATATAAGGAACCAGAAGCAGCCAGAGTCAACTCTTGTCAGCCTAGTGACAGAAAACACCCAGACATACCTATCTCAGAGAGAACAACTTCTGCAGCAAGTCAAGAAATGCCATGGAATGAGGTGAATATTACACAGATGGATGGCAAGATTGGTAGTAAGAAGCCAAAAATTGGTTCAAGTGGATTTGATAGCTGTAGCACTTCTAGAGGTACAAACACTGTGGTTGAGGAGAAGAGATACTTTGAAGCCTGTGAGGAGAAAGTTATTCCAGAGGACTTGGGAAATACTGAAAGGTACTTCTTTCCTTTGGATTCACGGCATGTTCAGCATTTTGGGCCAGTTGGCCACTCGGTGCCATGGAAAGATTTCTCTTCAGGGTATGAGGATAAGTCTCGCGAAGGGATCCCAAGTCTCGAGCTAGCTCTAGGGGGAGAAACAAAACCACAAAATAAGGGAATGCTGCCCTTCTTTGTTGGGTTAGCAGACAAGAAAGACCAAGATGAGCCTTTAGAAGCAGCGGTAGTGGATGAGAAAGATGATGATGTGTCTGCGTcactttccctttccctttcattCCCATTCCCAGACAAGGAACAACCTGGGAAACCTGTTTCAAAACCGGAGCAGCTTCTGCCTGAAAGACACCATGTGAATACATCACTGCTTCTCTTTGGGCGCTTGCCAGACAAAtga
- the LOC103440032 gene encoding ASI1-immunoprecipitated protein 2 isoform X1 codes for MAPICKCGVVFGRCVQCGTDGGDDQVSSQSVKAFGKHSIGGKVHISGECGACNVCSAPCSSCLHLNRSFMGSKADEFSDETYRVNAASQYSINVGDASSSFKRKACDSLQHTTSETSNLLSVNSSHDSLSENAESKATMRSSDTSVEVHDDNISCISRANDANQAVNNHNRNVERKNLSCSLASGKAHKSFMSDTVKAGDSGDSTEKGKLPEFFGHVDSSFKNESDIIVGQKFVSLGVPTKFSPKTEVESNGQDPKDEASKSLDHGEKDVKSSELVEVDDMQPSQSASGDDSDESDIVEHDVKVCDICGDAGREDMLAMCSRCSDGAEHIYCMRKMLRRVPKGPWLCEECKFAEETDNQKQGSDMEVKRMDKAITSTQISNKRLAENVEVAPSAKRQALEMRVGSPKASSPKRMGALSRESSFKSLDKDRLRSAYPISQSTNDLSETARSPSNGLRAKGTFSKSNSFNTLISKPKVKLVDEVVPQKQKGSKEHASLDMKERVVSRMMGRSVSFKSASSGRSNVSESKVKMLSSKFSHVPDLKGLKQAKEWSTVERKNLSKLDRPKANLITASPIFSTPKSDLASRGETSLLSSVSNREPKVALPDGKLSTSSKSSLTRKGVDTRVASGGGSSMNGMSSSASEQRSNQVCSKDESLSSYSGTVETSHCNVDGTLEDVLPQSGEMADQDDKARESSVRCRPAVVASPKFKERGNNAEFGRAGISQASGTDACAPRSSREEMQRGNRLKNAIHAALLRKPEIYRKKRVLDQSDELSMSNMDLSYEVATQEQSPDGHAILGTSPSDSYKNTTVNNLKQLAGQPIDSGFPSKVADSFSVVHSPGKPTVKDLHNHASGAMSVLVKTTAIPEYEYVWQGSFEVQRGGNFLDLCGGVQAHLSTCASPKVLEVVNKFPHKIPLNEVPRLSVWPSQFHQSGAKEDNIALYFFAKDLDSYERHYKSLLDAMVKNDLALKGNFDGVELLIFPSNQLPEKSQRWNMLFFLWGVFRTMRVHCLDFTEKCVPSLRNSFNKAPTDGMTLSESENICIPKHMDESSPSDRSCDVPSASKAPLHMGPTVSKDHENKDTYPEEVRSGSKVNLVLQDCRLDSNTTNNTGLSEGVECITPCLQESCIRESRVGTEIKSFIPTTGSNSYNKGEKRQVHWVTSVERDDTDSVEIRPVSSHEVAVAGSVGQERFPDRKKRVGITGGVEEVILDRVNMDKADFKQERELGRDHGYKEPEAARVNSCQPSDRKHPDIPISERTTSAASQEMPWNEVNITQMDGKIGSKKPKIGSSGFDSCSTSRGTNTVVEEKRYFEACEEKVIPEDLGNTERYFFPLDSRHVQHFGPVGHSVPWKDFSSGYEDKSREGIPSLELALGGETKPQNKGMLPFFVGLADKKDQDEPLEAAVVDEKDDDVSASLSLSLSFPFPDKEQPGKPVSKPEQLLPERHHVNTSLLLFGRLPDK; via the exons ATG GCACCAATCTGTAAATGTGGGGTGGTGTTTGGTAGATGTGTTCAGTGTGGCACTGATGGTGGTGATGACCAG GTGTCATCTCAATCTGTAAAAGCGTTTGGTAAGCATTCCATAGGTGGGAAAGTTCATATTAGTGGCGAGTGTGGTGCTTGTAACGTGTGCTCTGCTCCCTGTTCATCTTGTCTGCATCTTAATAGATCATTTATGGGGTCAAAGGCTGATGAATTTTCTGATGAAACCTATCGTGTTAATGCTGCTAGTCAATATTCTATAAATGTGGGagatgcttcatcttcttttaagAGAAAAGCATGTGACAGTCTACAACATACCACCAGTGAGACTAGTAACCTGCTTAGTGTTAATTCAAGTCATGATTCTTTGTCTGAAAATGCTGAAAGCAAAGCAACCATGAGGTCTTCTGATACATCTGTTGAAGTCCATGATGATAACATTTCATGTATAAGTAGAGCCAATGATGCAAATCAAGCAGTCAATAACCATAACAGGAATGTAGAACGGAAGAATTTGTCTTGTAGTTTAGCTTCTGGAAAGGCACATAAGTCTTTCATGTCGGACACGGTAAAAGCTGGAGATTCTGGTGATAGCACAGAAAAG GGAAAACTGCCAGAATTTTTTGGACATGTGGATTCATCATTTAAGAATGAGTCGGATATTATTGTTGGCCAGAAATTTGTTAGTTTAGGGGTCCCTACAAAATTTAGTCCAAAGACAGAAGTAGAGAGTAATGGACAAGACCCAAAAGATGAAGCTTCAAAGAGTTTGGATCATGGTGAGAAAGATGTTAAGTCTAGTGAGTTGGTTGAAGTAGATGACATGCAGCCCTCGCAATCTGCATCTGGGGATGACAGTGATGAATCGGACATTGTAGAGCATGAT GTTAAAGTATGTGATATTTGTGGGGATGCAGGCCGCGAAGATATGCTTGCCATGTGTAGTAGGTGCAGCGATGGTGCAGAACACAT CTATTGTATGCGAAAGATGCTTCGGAGAGTTCCTAAAGGTCCATGGCTGTGTGAGGAATGCAAGTTTGCCGAGGAAACTGATAACCAGAAGCAAG GTTCAGATATGGAGGTGAAAAGAATGGATAAAGCGATTACGAGTACACAAATCTCTAACAAGAGACTGGCAGAAAACGTAGAAGTCGCTCCTTCTGCGAAAAGGCAGGCTCTTGAAATGCGTGTGGGATCACCAAAAGCATCTAGCCCTAAGAGAATGGGTGCTTTATCACGCGAATCTTCATTCAAAAGCTTAGATAAGGATAGGTTGAGGTCAGCTTATCCGATTTCTCAGTCTACTAATGATCTATCAGAAACTGCACGTTCTCCTTCAAATGGTTTACGGGCCAAGG GTACATTTTCAAAGTCAAATTCGTTCAACACCTTAATTTCTAAACCAAAAGTCAAACTTGTAGATGAAGTTGTTCCTCAAAAGCAAAAGGGGTCTAAAGAACATGCTTCCCTTGATATGAAGGAGAGGGTGGTGTCCAGAATGATGGGCAGATCTGTGTCTTTCAAATCTGCTAGCTCAGGGCGTTCAAATGTGTCTGAATCAAAAGTTAAAATGCTCTCGTCAAAATTTAGCCATGTTCCAGATCTTAAAGGATTGAAACAAGCAAAAGAGTGGAGCacagttgaaagaaaaaatttgTCCAAACTAGACCGCCCCAAGGCTAATTTGATAACAGCTAGTCCTATTTTCTCAACTCCTAAGAGTGACCTTGCATCTCGTGGTGAGACTAGTTTGCTTTCATCTGTGAGCAATCGAGAGCCAAAGGTTGCACTGCCTGATGGAAAGTTAAGTACTTCATCAAAATCTAGTCTTACTCGTAAAGGTGTTGACACTCGAGTTGCTTCAG GTGGAGGTTCATCTATGAATGGAATGTCTAGTTCTGCTTCTGAACAAAGGTCAAACCAGGTTTGCTCTAAGGATGAATCCTTATCCAGCTATTCTGGGACCGTTGAGACATCACACTGTAATGTAGATGGAACATTAGAAGATGTGTTACCACAATCAGGGGAAATGGCAGATCAGGATGATAAGGCCAGGGAGAGCTCTGTTCGCTGTAGGCCTGCTGTTGTGGCTAGTCCAAAATTTAAAGAGAGAGGTAATAACGCGGAATTTGGCAGAGCTGGGATTTCACAGGCTTCTGGTACTGATGCTTGTGCTCCTAGAAGTTCTAGGGAGGAGATGCAGAGAGGTAATAGGTTGAAAAATGCTATTCATGCAGCTTTGCTTCGAAAGCCTGAAATATACAGAAAGAAAAGAGTGCTTGATCAATCTGACGAGTTGTCCATGTCGAACATGGACTTAAGTTATGAAGTAGCTACTCAAGAGCAGTCACCTGATGGACATGCAATCCTTGGGACTTCTCCTTCTGACTCTTACAAGAATACAACTGTCAATAATTTAAAGCAGCTTGCAGGACAGCCCATTGATTCTGGGTTCCCTTCCAAAGTGGCAGACTCTTTTTCTGTTGTTCATTCTCCGGGCAAGCCTACAGTGAAAGATTTGCATAATCATGCTTCAGGGGCAATGTCTGTTCTTGTGAAGACAACAGCCATTCCAGAATATGAATACGTCTGGCA GGGGAGTTTTGAAGTGCAGAGAGGTGGAAATTTTCTGGATTTATGTGGTGGAGTTCAAGCTCACTTGTCAACTTGTGCATCGCCAAAGGTCCTTGAAGTGGTAAACAAATTTCCGCACAAAATTCCTCTGAATGAAGTTCCTCGCCTGAGTGTATGGCCATCACAGTTTCATCAAAGTGGTGCTAAAGAAGATAATATTGCACTTTATttctttgccaaagatcttgaTAG TTACGAAAGACACTACAAGAGCCTGTTGGATGCTATGGTCAAGAATGATCTAGCCCTCAAAGGGAATTTTGATGGCGTTGAACTTCTGATATTCCCATCCAATCAGCTTCCTGAGAAATCACAAC GTTGGAATATGCTATTTTTCCTTTGGGGTGTGTTCAGGACAATGAGGGTGCATTGTTTGGATTTTACCGAGAAATGTGTTCCCAGCTTGAGAAACTCATTCAATAAAGCTCCTACTGATGGCATGACTTTGTCTGAGAGTGAGAACATATGTATACCTAAGCATATGGATGAATCTTCTCCTTCTGACAGATCTTGTGATGTTCCCTCTGCTTCCAAGGCGCCTCTGCATATGGGCCCCACAGTTAGTAAGGACCATGAGAACAAAGATACTTATCCTGAAGAGGTGCGTTCAGGTTCAAAAGTGAACTTGGTGTTACAGGATTGTAGACTTGATTCCAACACAACAAACAATACTGGCTTGTCTGAAGGAGTTGAATGCATCACTCCTTGCCTG CAGGAAAGCTGTATTCGAGAGAGCAGAGTTGGCACAGAAATTAAATCTTTTATTCCAACAACTGGGTCAAATAGCTATAACAAAGGTGAGAAGAGGCAAGTGCATTGGGTCACTTCTGTTGAAAGGGATGACACTGATTCTGTGGAGATTCGTCCTGTTTCCAGTCATGAGGTAGCCGTTGCTGGGAGTGTGGGTCAGGAGAGATTTCCAGATAGAAAGAAAAGGGTTGGTATCACCGGAGGGGTTGAGGAGGTGATTCTGGACAGAGTGAACATGGATAAAGCTGATTTTAAACAAGAGAGGGAATTGGGGAGAGATCATGGATATAAGGAACCAGAAGCAGCCAGAGTCAACTCTTGTCAGCCTAGTGACAGAAAACACCCAGACATACCTATCTCAGAGAGAACAACTTCTGCAGCAAGTCAAGAAATGCCATGGAATGAGGTGAATATTACACAGATGGATGGCAAGATTGGTAGTAAGAAGCCAAAAATTGGTTCAAGTGGATTTGATAGCTGTAGCACTTCTAGAGGTACAAACACTGTGGTTGAGGAGAAGAGATACTTTGAAGCCTGTGAGGAGAAAGTTATTCCAGAGGACTTGGGAAATACTGAAAGGTACTTCTTTCCTTTGGATTCACGGCATGTTCAGCATTTTGGGCCAGTTGGCCACTCGGTGCCATGGAAAGATTTCTCTTCAGGGTATGAGGATAAGTCTCGCGAAGGGATCCCAAGTCTCGAGCTAGCTCTAGGGGGAGAAACAAAACCACAAAATAAGGGAATGCTGCCCTTCTTTGTTGGGTTAGCAGACAAGAAAGACCAAGATGAGCCTTTAGAAGCAGCGGTAGTGGATGAGAAAGATGATGATGTGTCTGCGTcactttccctttccctttcattCCCATTCCCAGACAAGGAACAACCTGGGAAACCTGTTTCAAAACCGGAGCAGCTTCTGCCTGAAAGACACCATGTGAATACATCACTGCTTCTCTTTGGGCGCTTGCCAGACAAAtga